In one Oncorhynchus masou masou isolate Uvic2021 chromosome 23, UVic_Omas_1.1, whole genome shotgun sequence genomic region, the following are encoded:
- the LOC135511223 gene encoding complement C1q-like protein 2: protein MRERLDAREGKVEELKRENVSHAAELSTMRERLDAREGEVEEVKRENVSHAAELSTMRERLDATEGKWFELEARLSSSEQEVEELKRENTDRPKVAFSAALGRPVGPFTTAVTLVSNNVITNIGNASSPVTGAFTAPVRGVYYIRFTGMDNRISTRVGVSMKKNGKYHIMWAGQRNVADHQHVSTAVILELEERDVIYMELDSVFRLYDDHDKHSIFTVFLLFHL from the exons ATGCGGGAGAGACTGGAtgccagggaggggaaggtggaggagctgaagagagagaacgtGTCACATGCAGCAGAGCTGTCCACCATGCGGGAGAGACTGGATgccagggagggggaggtggaggaggtgaagagagagaatgtGTCACATGCAGCAGAGCTGTCCACCATGCGGGAGAGACTGGATGCCACAGAGGGgaag TGGTTCGAACTGGAGGCCAGACTGAGTTCTAGtgagcaggaggtggaggagctgaagagagagaacacagacagaccgaAGGTAGCCTTCTCTGCTGCTTTAGGTCGTCCAGTGGGACCCTTCACTACTGCTGTCACACTAGTGTCCAACAATGTCATCACTAACATTGGTAATGCCTCCAGCCCAGTTACAGGGGCCTTCACAGCACCAGTGAGAGGTGTCTACTACATCAGATTCACTGGTATGGACAACCGCATCTCAACAAGGGTGGGTGTCTCCATGAAAAAGAATGGCAAGTACCACATAATGTGGGCAGGTCAGAGGAATGTAGCAGATCATCAGCATGTTTCCACTGCAGTGATTCTAGAGCTGGAGGAAAGGGATGTGATCTACATGGAACTGGATTCTGTCTTTAGGCTCTATGATGATCACGATAAACACAGTATCTTCACTGTCTTTCTGCTCTTCCATTTATAA